A genomic window from Pseudomonadota bacterium includes:
- a CDS encoding bifunctional nuclease family protein, translating into MSFDSTPQRSEMQAMKVSGFLADPQTGHPTLILSDPSGERFLPIVIGPAEASSIALALQDSTPPRPLSHDLMKSIIDATRASVKCVVIHDIRESTFLARVELESAGQIFDLDARPSDGIALALRA; encoded by the coding sequence CCGCAGCGTTCAGAGATGCAGGCCATGAAGGTGAGCGGCTTTCTCGCCGATCCCCAGACCGGACACCCCACCCTCATTCTCAGCGATCCCAGTGGGGAGCGGTTCCTGCCCATCGTCATCGGCCCCGCCGAAGCGTCGTCCATCGCGCTCGCGCTGCAAGACTCGACCCCGCCGCGCCCCTTGTCGCACGACCTGATGAAGTCGATCATCGACGCCACCCGCGCGTCGGTGAAGTGCGTGGTGATTCACGACATCCGGGAGAGCACGTTCCTGGCGCGGGTCGAGCTCGAGAGCGCCGGACAGATCTTCGATCTCGACGCGCGCCCGTCTGACGGCATCGCCCTGGCGCTGCGCGCC